The Nitrososphaerales archaeon DNA window TCTCGCCGGAGTCGCACTGTTCGCCACCCTTGCTGCCGTCAACGTGCTTCTACTCTACGCGTTCAGGACTGACGTGATGAACATTGTCGCCCAGGGACTGCCCAGCGCTTGCCCGCTGGTGCCCAAGAACTCGACGGCCAGCGCAGAGTCGTGTTTCACCGCAGTCGTGCAGGTGGACGTCCCACTCTACGTCTTCGAGGCATTCCTCGTTTCTGTTTTCATCACAGGCATCTTCGGGAGGGTGTACGAGAGCGTCCCAGGCTCGACACCGGCAATGAAGGGGGTCATAGTCGCGAGCCTCATGGCCGTCGTGTACATCCTTCTGGGACTGACGGGCGTGACCTTCGAGTATGCAGACTCGATGATTCTGAACATCTTGTTCCTAGTGGCTGCGATGCTATATGGAGTGGGCTTGGGGAAGCTCTACAGGCGCTATACCGGGACGGTCGAGTTCGCCGTGGACGGCGAATCGGTGAAGATTCTCGTAGACGGCAGGGACTTCACAGGGAAGAAGAGGACTTTGGCGAAGAAGTCGTCCCACGAAGTCAAGGTGGAGGGCGAGGCGGGCTTCAGGGAGTGGGTCGTGAGTGGAGGGGTCTCGGTCGAGGACAACCATTCGTTCAAGACGACGATGGAAGTCAACGGCGACGGCCTCCTCAAGGCGCTCGTGTCCAAGAAGTATTAGCCGTTTGACGAAGAGACGCCCATTCACCTACCAGCATTAAATATCGAACCTCCATCGCGCCACCGGAATGCGACTGGCAGTTGTCGAGGAGGAGACGTATTGTTTGAAGTCTCAGAAACATCTCGAGTATTGCACAGGCACCAACCATGTCTGCTACAGGTGTGGGCTGTTGATTGGGTCCTGCCACTGCGCCGAACTCGGTTCTCTCTTGGACTATTGAGACCGGCCGGCGAACACCTGCATCAACGAACGAAATCCGCGCTTAGTGTAGAATCTCACCGCTATCTCGTTCTGAGAGGGGACCTCTGCCGTGATCATCTCTGCGCCCATCCTCTTGAGCTGTTCAGAGACCTTCTCCAACATGTCGTTACCCAGTGTCTTACGCCTGAACTCGGGAAGTACGTAGAAGTCCGTGATGTGTCCTTCCCTTGTCGGGTGATAGAAGACTCTATTCCTCAACTGTGCCCTGAGAACACCGACCACCTTCTCGCCTCGGGTGGCGACTAGGAGGAGAACCTCGGGAGACCTTAACGAGTCGGAGACGTACTTCTCTGCTCGCTCCCTAGAATCCTCGACGACCATGAATAAGGGGTCGAACTCGTTGTTCAGCCTTTTCGTCCTGACGATGAGGTCTGCGGCTGAACCGACATCGCGCTCCGTCCCCCTGCGTATCTTGACTGGTGCCACGCCAGCCTCTCTACGTGCAGTTGTTTTAGGCTTACTCAGGGGGCTCACCTATGACACCGCTCTTCATCAGGGCCTGCATCGCCTTCCGCGACTGACCAATCATCAACGTCGCATCACGGAGGAGCTGCTTCTTCGATGCTTTCCGTCTCGCTTGCCCATCCCGTTGGGCCTGTACGCCGAGGGCAGCCGCGACCCTTGGGTACACCTCCCAGTCTAGCATGGTCGGGAGGATGCGCCTGCTGCTAATCCCCTTCTCCTTCGCGAAGCTAGCGAGTTCCCTGGCCGCAGCGATGACCATCGAGTCAGTTATCGTCTTCGCCCTTACGTCGAGTGCGCCCCTGAAGATTGCAGGGAAGAGGAGACTGTTGTTGACCTGGTTGGGAAAGTCTGACCTTCCGGTTGCGACTATCTCAGCCCCGGCTGCGAGAGCGTCCGAAGGCCACATCTCTGGCACCGGGTTCGCCAGCAGGAATGCGATGGCGTGTTTGTTCATACGCGCCACCTCACTCTTCTTGATGAGGGTAGGGCCCTGCCCAGCTGCGGCCACGAGGACATCGGCCCCGTCGAGAGCCTCCTTCAGGCCTCCCTTCACCCCGCCGCCGTTTGTTTTGATGGCCAGCTCGTACTTCCACTTGTTCCGCAGGAGCAGAGTGTCAATGTCTTCTCTCTCTGGATACAGGATGCCCTTCGAGTCGATGACGATCAGGTCCGCCAGGTCGCATCCTGCCTCTGCCAGAAGCCTGGCTGCCGCAACGTTTGCAGCGCCCGCGCCGAAGAGGACAATCCTCGTCTCCCTCAGCTTCCTGCCGGTCAGCTCGAGGGCGTTGAAGAGGGCGGCCAGTATGACGCCCGCAGTGCCCTGCTGGTCGTCGTGCCACACTGGGATGTGCATCTCCGCTCGCAGGGTGTCAAGGATTTCAAAGCACTTCGGCGATTCTATGTCCTCCAGGTTGACGCCGCCGAGGGAAGGTTCCAGAGCCTTCACAGTCGCGATGAACTGTTCTTCGTCGGCCGCCCTTATCGGGAGAGGGTACGCGTCGACTCCGCCCAGGAATTTGTAGATCAGCGCCTTCCCCTCCATGACTGGCAGTGCGGCCTCCGGGCCGACCTTTCCGAGGCCTAGGACCCTGGTCCCGTCGGTAGCGATTGCAATTGTGTTCCAGCGGTTGGTGTATTCGAACGAAAGCTCTGGTCTTGCCTCGATTGCCTTCGACACGGCTCCCACTCCGGGCGTATACCAGATCGAGAAATCATCCAGGGAACGGACGGGCACCTTGGGGGCGGTGCCTACTTTCCCCCCGTAGTAGCGTGAGTAGACCAGCGCCTTGCGCGACGCCTCATCCTTCACTTTCGGCCTAGCCATCTCAGGCTCGCCGCCTACCTCGGCTATTTGAAGTTCATCAGCGGCGCGCTCGTTTTATTACGCAGGACAATCGGCTATCGTCGAAAGCTGTCCCGGGAATGGGTGCCTCGGGGACTGTAGGCGGAGCTAACGTGAAGGTGGGGAGGAGAGACTACGCAGGCGTACCGTCGCCGTGGGAGTTCGACGAGCAGATTTCGGGGCTACTCGCGCAGGGGAACACGGTCGTGTTCGTCTCGGCCGGTGGAGAGAAGGGCGCGATAGCCGTTGGGGATGCTGTGAAAGCGGACGCTGAGGAGGCGGTGAAGGCCTTCGGGGAGTTGGGTATCTCACTGTTGATGCTGACGGGAGACGACGAGGAGACCGCACTCGCAGTAGCCAGCCGCGTGGGGATCTCACAGGTGCGCGCGAGGCTGCTGCCGGGCGAGAAGGAGTCAGTGGTAGCCGAGCTGCAGAGGCAAGGGAGGAAGGTGGCAATGGTCGGAGACGGAGTCAACGATGCACCAGCACTGGCGAACGCAGACCTTGGCATCGCTATAGGCAGCGGGACGGATGTGGCAAAGGAGACCGGAGGCGTCGTCCTCATCGGCAATAGGTTGACGGGCGCTGTCGGCGCGATTCGGGTCGGCAGGGCTACGCTGGCCAAGATCAAGCAGAACCTCCTGTGGGCGTTCGGGTACAACGCGCTGTTGATTCCCGTGGCCGCGGGGGCGCTCATACCGTTCTACGGTGTGGGAATCTACTCGTTCCTGCCGTTCCTTGCAGGCGTGGCAATGGCCTCGAGCTCCGCTTCGGTGGTGGCCAACTAACTGCTGTTAGCTCGGATGAAGCTCTAACCTTTATCTCCCTTGGAGGGCCGGCGCAGGCAAGGGGATGAATCCCGTGGACGAGAAGTTCACAAGGTACGTTCACGACAACATGCCGAAGTTCGCCAAGGACGTGATGCGCCTCGTCTCTCAGCCAAGCGTGTCGGCGAAGAAGGTCGGGATCAACGACTGCGCCAAGCTGGTGGAGGAGATGTTGAAGGAGATAGGGGCGAAGACAAGAGTGCTTGAGTTGGAGGGGGCAGCCCCGCTCGTCTACGGAGAGATCAAGTCGACCAAGTCCAACAAGACTGTTCTGTTCTACAACCACTACGACGTCCAGCCGGAGGAGCCGCTCGAGCTCTGGAAGTCTCCGCCGTTCAAGCCCGAGGTGCGAGAGGGCATGATCTTTGGAAGGGGGGCAGCTGACGACAAGGGCGAGATGGTTTCCAGGCTGAAGCTCGTGGAGACATACATGAAGCTACACGGAGAGCCACCATGTAATGTGAAGTTCTGTTTCGAGGGTGAGGAAGAGGTCGGGAGCGTCCACCTCCACGAATACCTCTCCGGGAACCGCGACCTGTTCAAGGCCGACGCCGTGTTCTGGGAGTTCGGGGAGACGGACCTGACAGGTAGGCCGAACGTGTCGCTCGGCATGAAGGGGATGATTTACCTGGAGTTCATCCTGAAGAGCCTCGAGGCGGACCAGCACAGCAGCACAGCCGCAGTCCTTCCAAGCGCACCGTGGAGGCTCGTAAGACTGCTGAACCTGATCAAGGACGAGAACGAGAGGATACTTGTGCCAGGCTGGTACGACGCTGTCGAGAATCTCACAGACGAGGAGGTCGGATTAATCAACGAGTCTATCTTCGATGAGAAGGAGTACTTGACCTCTCACGGCGCGAAGTCGTTCTTGGGCGACATGTCCGTTCTTCAGGTGAAGAAGGCGCTCGTCCAGAGACCTACTGCGAACATTGCGGGAATCTGGGCTGGATACCAAGGGCCTGGGTCAAAGACTGTCCTCCCGAAGGAGATTCACTGTAAGATGGACTTCCGCCTAGTGCCGAACCAAGACCCGCAAGACTTGCTCGACAAGCTGAGGAGATACCTGGCAGAGAAGGGATTCGGCGACGTGGAGATTGAGCTGGAAAGCATGGAGCCGGCGGCCAGGACCGGCTCGAAGGACCCCCTCGCGAGGGCAGCGCTCAAGGCTGGAGAGGAGGTGTGGGGGAAGAAGCCAAACGTCGAGGTCTCGTCGCCTGGGACTGGTCCGCTCTACCTCTTCACGCGGGACTACAAGGCCTCGGCCATCTCGATAGGGGTGTCGAGCACGGACAGCGGGATGCACGGCCCCAACGAGCACGTGCGCCTGGACTACTTCGAGAAAGGAATCCTCTGGTTCGCGCGCACTCTCGACTACTATCTGGCCTAGAGTTACCAATCTAGACGAGTAAGCCCACAGGCTTCAGCCGTGGGATGAATCGCATTGGGGCTTAAATGGAATGACTGTGTGCTATCCTCTGGGTGGCATGAAGTCAGCGTTCCGATTCCGGCTGTATCCGAACCGCAAGCAGGGGCGGAAGTTGGTGAGGATGGTCGAGGCCGGGCGGCAGCTCTGGAACGACGCCCTCGCCCACAGGAAGCGCCGCTGGGAGGAGAAGCGGCTCTCCACCTCATACAGCCAGCAGTGCTGGATACTGACGGCCGAGAGGAGGACCGACCCGCTGCTGGGGGAGCTCTACTCGCAGGCGGGACAGGAGATTCTCCACCGACTGGACAGAGCGTTTGAAGCGTTCTTCGAGCACAGGGCTAGATATCCAAGGTTCAAGAGGTTCTCCGAGTCAGGGTCCTTCACCTATCCCCAGGCGTACAAAGGGTCGGTGAAGCCGGACGCGGTCCGGAAGAGGCTCTTTCTCTCAAAGGTCGGGAACGTCAAGGCGGTCTTCCATAGAGAATTGCCCTCCACACGCAAGAAGCTGAAGACCTGCACCGTCGTCAGAGAACCGAACGGCGAGTGGTACGCCTCTTTGGTGTATGAGGACGACGAAGAAGCGCCGCAACTGCTGACGAAGATTGCATCGCCCGTCGGGGTAGACCTTGGGCTGAAGTCGCTGATAGCGACCACAGACGGGGTGAAGATTTCGCACCCACAGTTCCTCAGGAAGGCAGAGAAGCGGCTGAAGCGCCTCCAGCGGGAGCTCTCCAGGAGGCAGAACAACTCGCAGAACAGGGACAAGATGCGCAGACTGTTTGCGGTCCAGTCGTCGAAGGTCTCGAGACAGCGCGCGGACTTCAACCACAAGGTGAGCGCCGAGCTGGTGCGGAAGCACGACCTGATCGCGTTCGAGGACCTGAAGGTCAGGAACATGGTCAGGAACCACGCCCTGGCCAAGTCAATCAACGACGCCGCATGGAACCAGTTGAGGCTGCTCACCGAATACAAATCGAAGAGAGCGGGGAGGCTCACGGTCAAGGTTCCGCCAGCCCGTTCCACTCAGGAATGCTACTTCTGTGGGACCCTGAACCAGGTTCCTCTCAGCGTCCGCACCTTTGACTGCCGGGGTTGCAATCGAACGCTGGACCGCGACTTCAACGCGGCCTGGATTGTGCTGAAGCGAGGACTCGCTCAGGTAGGGCAGGACATGCCCGAACTCACGCCTGTGGAGAATGGACCTCTACCCGTCCCGACTACGGGACGCGCAAGCCCGGTCGAGGAAGCAGGAACTATACGCGGCGAGGATCATGCCACCCAGCAAGAGCTCACCGCTGGAAGCTCACGACCTCGGTCGTGGGAGGATGTCACCACTTTCGTCTGTCGCCCTTCAGCAGGCCCTCTCCCACGTGGAGCTGGTCGATGTGCTTCGAGAGTTCCTGGGCGTCTTTCACGATAGCGTCACAGTAGGGGCACCTGATGCCCTTGGGCGTGACGAGCTCGGGCAGGTCGACGTGCTTCTGTGCGCCGCCGGAGACGATCCTCTTCTGGGTGATCATGCCGACAATCTTGTTCCCCCTTCTGACTACGAGGCGCCTGACTCCGAGCCTGGTCATCTTCGCTATGGCCTCTGCGACCCGCGCTTCCTCGTCGATTCCCTCCACCGGAGCGCTCATAACCTCGCGAGCCTGGACCTTGGACGGGTCGCGGCCCGCGGCCACAACCTTGTAGAGGATGTCCCTCTCAGTGACAATTCCTATCGGTTCGCCGTTTTGGACTACGACAGCTTCCCCTGAACCGGCCTTCTGCATGGCGCTGGCCGCAGCCGCTATGGTGTCGCCTATCGAGATACTGACGTAGTCCTTCGAAGCGTAGTCCGAGACGCGGTCCTCGAGCGACTTGCGCAGTTCCATCGGTTTGCCCGATAGGTCTCGGCTACTTAAGGGGATAGCGACTCCGTTCTGTCAAGTCTTCGGGTGACGGAGAGTGAGATTTGTTCGTGACCACCCGGCAACCTAACAGATCCCGGCTCCGCCCTCGGCCTTCGGGCGCGGTCGCCAGCACCGGCGTGGCTAGGGCATCCATTCAATCGTTAAAACGCCCTTTGGGTCCGGGCAGGCCATGAAGGTCGCTGTACTCGGCTCGGGCCTGATGGGCTCCGTAATCTCGTGGGACCTGGCAAGGTCCACAGACGTCGACAGCTTCGTCGTCGCTGACATCAGCGAGGAGAGGCTAGCTGCACTGAAGAGCAGAGTGGGAGGTAGCAAGCTGTCCACGGAGGTTGTCAATGTCAAGGACACTGCGCGAGCCGCAGCGTTCATGAAGGGATTTGATGTCGTTGCGTCTGCTCTCCCGCACGGGACTGTCAACCCTGCGAACCTCGCCGCGGTGGAGGCCGGTGCCAAGATGGTGGACATCGCATTCGAAGACGCGCAGATGGAGCTGGACGGCGCAATGAGGCAGAAGGGTGGACTCCTGATACCTGGCTGTGGCCTCGCTCCAGGGCTTGGGGGGATTCTCCTAGCCCAGGGGGTGAGGGAACAGAAGGGCGCGAACGAGGGACACATACTGGTCGGGGGAATACCGCAAAAGCCGCGGCCCCCGTTCGGCTACAAGCTCGTCTTCTCGATTGTCGGGTTGATCAGGGAGTACACTGACGACGCGAGGGTTTTCAGGGGCGGGAAGATTGTGAAGGTCAAGCCTTTCTCGACGGTCGAAGAGGTGAAGCTCCCGACCGTGGGGAAGCTGGAGGCGTTCTGCACCGACGGTCTGGCTAGCCTGGTCTACACCATGAAAGGGATGAGGGTCATGGACGAGAAGACTCTGAGGTGGCCCGGGCACGCCGAGAAGATGAACCTGCTGCTGGAGACCGGTTTCTTTTCGACCGAGAAGCTGCGGTTCGAGGGAGGGGAGGTGAGCCCAATCGAGGTCGCGTG harbors:
- a CDS encoding M20/M25/M40 family metallo-hydrolase, encoding MNPVDEKFTRYVHDNMPKFAKDVMRLVSQPSVSAKKVGINDCAKLVEEMLKEIGAKTRVLELEGAAPLVYGEIKSTKSNKTVLFYNHYDVQPEEPLELWKSPPFKPEVREGMIFGRGAADDKGEMVSRLKLVETYMKLHGEPPCNVKFCFEGEEEVGSVHLHEYLSGNRDLFKADAVFWEFGETDLTGRPNVSLGMKGMIYLEFILKSLEADQHSSTAAVLPSAPWRLVRLLNLIKDENERILVPGWYDAVENLTDEEVGLINESIFDEKEYLTSHGAKSFLGDMSVLQVKKALVQRPTANIAGIWAGYQGPGSKTVLPKEIHCKMDFRLVPNQDPQDLLDKLRRYLAEKGFGDVEIELESMEPAARTGSKDPLARAALKAGEEVWGKKPNVEVSSPGTGPLYLFTRDYKASAISIGVSSTDSGMHGPNEHVRLDYFEKGILWFARTLDYYLA
- a CDS encoding saccharopine dehydrogenase NADP-binding domain-containing protein — protein: MKVAVLGSGLMGSVISWDLARSTDVDSFVVADISEERLAALKSRVGGSKLSTEVVNVKDTARAAAFMKGFDVVASALPHGTVNPANLAAVEAGAKMVDIAFEDAQMELDGAMRQKGGLLIPGCGLAPGLGGILLAQGVREQKGANEGHILVGGIPQKPRPPFGYKLVFSIVGLIREYTDDARVFRGGKIVKVKPFSTVEEVKLPTVGKLEAFCTDGLASLVYTMKGMRVMDEKTLRWPGHAEKMNLLLETGFFSTEKLRFEGGEVSPIEVAWKVLERKLGEGEPKDMTVMRVEAKSRRSEVIYDLVDRYDATNGITSMGRTTGFTCSIVTQMVGSGRIRGAGVLPPESAVTGDGVDALVSELRRRGVRISKKQRQKKY
- a CDS encoding NADP-dependent malic enzyme, which translates into the protein MARPKVKDEASRKALVYSRYYGGKVGTAPKVPVRSLDDFSIWYTPGVGAVSKAIEARPELSFEYTNRWNTIAIATDGTRVLGLGKVGPEAALPVMEGKALIYKFLGGVDAYPLPIRAADEEQFIATVKALEPSLGGVNLEDIESPKCFEILDTLRAEMHIPVWHDDQQGTAGVILAALFNALELTGRKLRETRIVLFGAGAANVAAARLLAEAGCDLADLIVIDSKGILYPEREDIDTLLLRNKWKYELAIKTNGGGVKGGLKEALDGADVLVAAAGQGPTLIKKSEVARMNKHAIAFLLANPVPEMWPSDALAAGAEIVATGRSDFPNQVNNSLLFPAIFRGALDVRAKTITDSMVIAAARELASFAKEKGISSRRILPTMLDWEVYPRVAAALGVQAQRDGQARRKASKKQLLRDATLMIGQSRKAMQALMKSGVIGEPPE
- a CDS encoding transposase, which translates into the protein MKSAFRFRLYPNRKQGRKLVRMVEAGRQLWNDALAHRKRRWEEKRLSTSYSQQCWILTAERRTDPLLGELYSQAGQEILHRLDRAFEAFFEHRARYPRFKRFSESGSFTYPQAYKGSVKPDAVRKRLFLSKVGNVKAVFHRELPSTRKKLKTCTVVREPNGEWYASLVYEDDEEAPQLLTKIASPVGVDLGLKSLIATTDGVKISHPQFLRKAEKRLKRLQRELSRRQNNSQNRDKMRRLFAVQSSKVSRQRADFNHKVSAELVRKHDLIAFEDLKVRNMVRNHALAKSINDAAWNQLRLLTEYKSKRAGRLTVKVPPARSTQECYFCGTLNQVPLSVRTFDCRGCNRTLDRDFNAAWIVLKRGLAQVGQDMPELTPVENGPLPVPTTGRASPVEEAGTIRGEDHATQQELTAGSSRPRSWEDVTTFVCRPSAGPLPRGAGRCASRVPGRLSR
- a CDS encoding CBS domain-containing protein, which translates into the protein MELRKSLEDRVSDYASKDYVSISIGDTIAAAASAMQKAGSGEAVVVQNGEPIGIVTERDILYKVVAAGRDPSKVQAREVMSAPVEGIDEEARVAEAIAKMTRLGVRRLVVRRGNKIVGMITQKRIVSGGAQKHVDLPELVTPKGIRCPYCDAIVKDAQELSKHIDQLHVGEGLLKGDRRKW
- a CDS encoding GNAT family N-acetyltransferase — translated: MAPVKIRRGTERDVGSAADLIVRTKRLNNEFDPLFMVVEDSRERAEKYVSDSLRSPEVLLLVATRGEKVVGVLRAQLRNRVFYHPTREGHITDFYVLPEFRRKTLGNDMLEKVSEQLKRMGAEMITAEVPSQNEIAVRFYTKRGFRSLMQVFAGRSQ
- a CDS encoding HAD-IC family P-type ATPase; translated protein: MGASGTVGGANVKVGRRDYAGVPSPWEFDEQISGLLAQGNTVVFVSAGGEKGAIAVGDAVKADAEEAVKAFGELGISLLMLTGDDEETALAVASRVGISQVRARLLPGEKESVVAELQRQGRKVAMVGDGVNDAPALANADLGIAIGSGTDVAKETGGVVLIGNRLTGAVGAIRVGRATLAKIKQNLLWAFGYNALLIPVAAGALIPFYGVGIYSFLPFLAGVAMASSSASVVAN